One genomic region from Natrinema caseinilyticum encodes:
- a CDS encoding ABC transporter permease: MSVLAVTKKDFKGARRSKTLWAAAVLLGLIAVLLGFTARGYRLSATETVQNQFRMLTQLLSVLLPLIALAVTYMAIAGEREGGGIKFLLSTPNTRRDVFVGKLLSRLGIVAAGVVFVYIAAVSISLTKHGVFPAGVILGTLLLTIVYGSVFVSIAVAVSAAAATRSRAIGSSLTSYFVLVILYVFPLIGVKSLARGVHTAVLGMDPNPDLYNAVQYTSPFLAYRKSINLVVPDGLEQRLFRDSFANADRGAATGADTVGGAGPGAGHVDPDLPLYLTDEFSLVILAFWLVVPLLVGYWAFNRADLE, encoded by the coding sequence ATGAGCGTACTCGCCGTCACGAAGAAGGACTTCAAAGGAGCGCGACGGTCCAAGACGCTCTGGGCCGCCGCCGTCCTCCTCGGTCTGATCGCGGTCCTCCTCGGATTCACGGCTCGAGGCTACCGACTGAGTGCGACCGAGACCGTTCAGAACCAGTTCCGGATGTTGACGCAGCTGCTTTCGGTACTGCTGCCGCTCATCGCGCTGGCTGTGACGTACATGGCTATCGCCGGAGAACGCGAAGGCGGCGGGATCAAGTTCCTGCTGTCCACGCCGAACACCCGTCGGGACGTCTTCGTCGGAAAACTCCTGAGCCGACTCGGAATCGTCGCGGCGGGCGTCGTCTTCGTGTACATCGCTGCGGTCAGCATCTCGCTGACCAAACACGGTGTGTTCCCTGCTGGCGTTATTCTCGGGACGCTCTTGCTGACGATCGTCTACGGATCGGTGTTCGTGAGCATCGCCGTCGCGGTGTCGGCCGCGGCGGCGACGCGGAGCCGTGCGATCGGCAGTTCGCTGACGTCGTACTTCGTCCTCGTTATCCTCTACGTCTTCCCCTTGATCGGGGTCAAAAGCCTGGCTCGAGGAGTCCACACGGCCGTACTCGGGATGGACCCGAATCCCGATCTCTACAACGCGGTCCAGTACACGAGCCCGTTCCTGGCGTACCGGAAATCGATAAACCTCGTCGTACCCGACGGCCTAGAACAGCGGTTGTTCCGCGATAGCTTCGCGAACGCGGACCGAGGCGCAGCCACGGGAGCAGACACCGTCGGAGGTGCAGGCCCGGGAGCAGGACACGTCGATCCCGATCTACCGCTGTATCTGACCGACGAGTTCTCCCTGGTGATTCTCGCGTTCTGGCTCGTGGTTCCGCTGCTCGTCGGGTACTGGGCGTTCAATCGAGCTGATCTGGAATGA
- a CDS encoding M20 family metallopeptidase — MTLVDLTRTLVSIPSHEDETEAGDFIEEWLRRETEADVRRDDAGNVIARTGTGEETLALVGHHDVVEPADSQRGTDGDEYAVERRDGRLYGRGTADMKGALAAAMLAFRDADPAGELVFASFVGEEVGGVGARHATERGFEPDYAVVGEGSTNYSGPDVTDVAIAHKGRRGSTIVARGTAAHASEAGAGENAIYRATDAVDRVRDLKRPSVDVAGETLEGSLTVTEIDGGTAMNVVPARCEFTVDERTVPGERAALERVEALDEIEWTVDQDWPPMQCADDAFADAVLEAAAGAQDEHPEAVTKPHATDAGWLSQAGTECVVYGPSEPGEAHTDDESVSIAVLERCRETYRRIADAWPRSR, encoded by the coding sequence ATGACCCTCGTCGATCTGACGCGCACGCTCGTTTCGATTCCAAGCCACGAGGACGAAACCGAAGCCGGCGATTTCATCGAGGAGTGGCTGCGCCGCGAGACCGAGGCGGACGTTCGGCGAGACGACGCCGGTAACGTGATCGCGCGGACGGGGACGGGCGAGGAGACGCTGGCGCTCGTGGGCCACCACGACGTCGTCGAACCGGCGGATTCACAGCGTGGGACCGACGGCGACGAGTACGCGGTGGAGCGACGCGACGGGCGGCTCTACGGCCGCGGGACGGCGGACATGAAAGGTGCGCTCGCGGCAGCGATGCTCGCCTTCCGCGACGCCGATCCGGCCGGGGAACTCGTCTTCGCCAGTTTCGTCGGCGAGGAGGTCGGCGGCGTCGGCGCGCGCCACGCGACCGAGCGCGGGTTCGAACCGGACTACGCCGTCGTCGGCGAGGGATCGACGAACTACTCCGGGCCGGACGTGACCGACGTCGCGATCGCCCACAAAGGTCGTCGCGGAAGTACGATCGTCGCTCGGGGGACCGCAGCCCACGCGAGCGAAGCCGGCGCGGGCGAGAACGCCATCTACCGCGCGACCGACGCCGTCGATCGCGTTCGCGACCTGAAACGTCCATCGGTCGACGTGGCGGGCGAGACCCTCGAGGGGAGCCTCACCGTCACGGAAATCGACGGCGGCACGGCGATGAACGTCGTTCCCGCGCGCTGTGAGTTCACCGTCGACGAACGGACGGTTCCGGGCGAACGCGCCGCCCTCGAGCGCGTCGAGGCGCTCGACGAGATCGAGTGGACGGTCGACCAGGACTGGCCGCCGATGCAGTGTGCGGACGACGCGTTCGCCGACGCGGTTCTCGAGGCCGCCGCCGGTGCCCAGGACGAACACCCCGAAGCGGTGACGAAACCCCATGCAACCGACGCGGGGTGGCTCTCACAGGCCGGCACCGAGTGCGTCGTTTACGGCCCCTCGGAACCCGGAGAAGCCCACACGGACGACGAGAGCGTCTCGATCGCCGTTCTCGAGCGGTGCCGCGAGACCTACCGGCGAATCGCGGACGCGTGGCCGCGGTCGCGGTGA
- a CDS encoding bacteriorhodopsin translates to MQSVHDLGFRAQNAVLQNVATDRELFEYVFGGDNTLLALSFVVNIALAGITILGIAYLGRNLTDSRSKAIAMALMLISIVSISSYSGLTSGLTLGVVEMPPGHPAAGATTAGQDGVLTMWGRYLTWTFSTPFILIALGMIAGSNWTKILTTCAFTVAMCVTGLAAALTTSSLVLRWWWFVLGTIFFLVIVYIILVDWTAEASVTGTADLFRTLKLLTVVGWFGYPILWALGVEGFAILDVTVTSWGYSILDMITKYAVTFVAMLYIADEPDAITGGADYGTSVPGPVSGDD, encoded by the coding sequence ATGCAGTCAGTCCACGACCTCGGTTTCCGCGCCCAGAACGCCGTCCTGCAGAACGTCGCGACGGACCGGGAACTATTCGAGTACGTCTTCGGCGGTGACAACACGTTGCTCGCGCTGTCGTTCGTCGTCAACATCGCCCTCGCGGGGATCACCATCCTCGGAATCGCCTACCTCGGGCGGAACCTGACGGACTCCCGGTCGAAGGCAATCGCGATGGCGCTGATGCTGATCTCGATCGTTTCGATCTCGAGTTACAGCGGGCTCACGTCGGGGCTGACCCTGGGCGTCGTCGAGATGCCGCCGGGTCATCCGGCCGCGGGTGCGACGACGGCCGGCCAGGACGGCGTCCTGACGATGTGGGGTCGATACCTCACGTGGACGTTCTCGACCCCGTTTATCCTGATCGCGCTCGGCATGATCGCCGGGTCGAACTGGACGAAGATCCTCACGACCTGCGCGTTCACGGTCGCGATGTGCGTCACCGGCCTGGCCGCCGCACTGACCACGTCCTCGCTGGTGCTGCGGTGGTGGTGGTTCGTCCTGGGAACGATCTTTTTTCTCGTGATCGTCTACATCATCCTCGTCGACTGGACCGCCGAGGCGTCGGTGACGGGAACGGCCGATCTGTTCCGGACGCTGAAACTCCTCACCGTCGTCGGCTGGTTCGGCTATCCGATCCTCTGGGCGCTCGGCGTCGAAGGATTCGCCATTCTGGACGTCACCGTTACCTCCTGGGGGTATAGCATCCTCGATATGATCACGAAGTACGCCGTGACGTTCGTCGCCATGCTCTACATCGCCGACGAACCCGACGCGATCACCGGCGGGGCGGACTACGGCACCAGCGTGCCCGGACCCGTCTCTGGCGACGACTGA
- a CDS encoding Brp/Blh family beta-carotene 15,15'-dioxygenase, protein MTSDVIDRRADGRASAESRSRAVRLSLGFGSLLAVAAVATIAFGSPPLVYQYVPLALSVLVLGLPHGAVDHLVLPRVRDDPVTPRSLAFVGVLYLVLGCAYAVVWFLAPVAAFVLFVLVTLVHWGQGDVYALLEFVGADHLETRASRLLALLVRGGLPMLVPLVAFPRQYAFVAETLVGLFDPGAASALDPLFEPAVRAAVTIGFGSLIALSLLLGARRTSPGERWPWLVDAAETLGLVCYFATVPPILAVGLYFCFWHSLRHVLRTMLVDPVASAALECGAIWTAVHRFVRDAVPLTVAALAILVGIWISVPRTPATVADVLAVYLVGIAVLTLPHVVVVSLLDREQGIWSP, encoded by the coding sequence ATGACCAGTGACGTGATCGACCGGCGCGCCGACGGACGAGCGAGCGCCGAGAGCCGATCGCGGGCCGTTCGGCTGAGCCTCGGCTTCGGCTCGCTGCTCGCCGTCGCCGCCGTGGCGACGATCGCGTTCGGTTCGCCACCGCTCGTCTACCAGTACGTGCCGCTGGCGCTTAGCGTCCTCGTTCTCGGACTCCCCCACGGCGCCGTCGACCATCTCGTGTTACCGCGGGTCCGAGACGACCCGGTGACGCCGCGATCGCTCGCGTTCGTCGGCGTCCTCTATCTGGTCCTCGGGTGTGCATACGCCGTCGTCTGGTTTCTCGCACCAGTCGCCGCGTTCGTCCTGTTCGTCCTCGTCACGCTCGTCCACTGGGGGCAGGGCGACGTCTACGCGCTCCTCGAATTCGTCGGCGCCGACCACCTCGAGACGCGGGCCAGCCGGTTGCTCGCCCTCCTCGTCAGGGGCGGTCTCCCGATGCTCGTCCCACTGGTCGCCTTCCCGAGACAATACGCGTTCGTCGCCGAGACGCTCGTCGGGTTGTTCGACCCCGGCGCGGCGTCCGCGCTCGATCCGCTCTTCGAACCGGCGGTTCGGGCGGCCGTGACGATCGGGTTCGGGTCCCTGATCGCGCTCTCGCTCCTCCTCGGGGCCCGTCGAACGAGCCCCGGCGAGCGGTGGCCGTGGCTCGTCGACGCCGCGGAGACGCTGGGTCTCGTCTGCTACTTCGCCACCGTGCCGCCGATCCTCGCGGTCGGTCTCTACTTCTGTTTCTGGCACTCCCTCCGGCACGTCCTTAGAACGATGCTCGTCGATCCCGTCGCCAGCGCGGCCCTCGAGTGCGGTGCGATTTGGACCGCCGTTCACCGCTTCGTCCGTGACGCGGTACCGTTGACCGTCGCCGCGCTGGCCATACTCGTCGGTATCTGGATCTCCGTCCCGCGGACGCCCGCGACCGTCGCCGACGTCCTCGCGGTCTATCTGGTCGGGATCGCCGTGCTGACGCTCCCGCACGTCGTCGTGGTCTCGTTGCTCGATCGGGAACAGGGGATTTGGTCGCCCTGA
- a CDS encoding globin-coupled sensor protein, which translates to MQPARTFGHGGLNDSFDVDELVDRIGLDDSEIAWRKAFIGFDEVDERRLSDLEPLFRANREEIADDFYENVLQYDQTREIVDRSPKGIDALKRTQQAYLVSLSTGRYDRDFFENRARIGKLHELLDMPLKQYVGQYGVYYDLILSRLNERVQRQVVDAIEEWADERDADGDDGGLERLAGALGFRGDAEADDGLEESFEATVREAIDDGMMDVLSLLRIINLDLQVATDTYVDSYARRLEDSIERRERLAREVERDVRRPIADLHDSSEVVARRAEAISDHTESQAAGATRAATELTEVSAAVEEVASVAGEVREESDRTERLAAAGVEAADGALAELEAIEAATDRAADAAADLADRTDEIDEVVDRLDDLAERTTLLAANAKIESSRSDAASSRTMGVIASEVRSFAQRTKADLAEIEDAVEAVREDAAATVETTGETVARVDAGTDRVRETVDSLDEIHDSATETAGGMEDVAAAADQQARGVEVTAETLEDLSDSAEQVASAAESAAAASQQQTASLREVRDTVARLTDDGTGTEPPVYERID; encoded by the coding sequence ATGCAACCGGCACGGACGTTTGGTCACGGGGGGCTAAACGACTCCTTCGACGTCGACGAACTCGTCGACCGCATCGGACTCGACGACAGCGAAATCGCCTGGCGGAAGGCGTTTATCGGCTTCGACGAGGTCGACGAACGGCGTCTCTCTGACCTCGAACCGCTCTTTCGAGCCAACCGCGAGGAGATCGCCGACGATTTCTACGAGAACGTGTTACAGTACGATCAAACCAGGGAGATCGTCGATCGATCGCCCAAGGGAATCGACGCGCTCAAACGGACCCAGCAAGCGTACCTCGTCTCGCTCTCGACCGGCCGGTACGACCGCGACTTCTTCGAGAATCGGGCTCGAATCGGCAAGCTCCACGAGCTACTCGATATGCCCCTGAAGCAGTACGTCGGGCAGTACGGCGTCTACTACGACCTCATTCTGTCGCGGCTGAACGAACGAGTACAACGGCAGGTCGTCGACGCCATCGAGGAGTGGGCCGACGAGCGCGATGCGGACGGTGACGACGGCGGCCTCGAGCGCCTGGCCGGCGCGCTCGGATTCCGCGGCGACGCCGAGGCCGACGACGGACTCGAGGAATCGTTCGAAGCGACCGTCAGGGAGGCGATCGACGACGGCATGATGGACGTCCTCTCGCTGCTGCGAATCATCAACCTCGACCTGCAGGTCGCGACGGACACGTACGTCGACTCCTACGCCCGTCGGCTCGAGGATTCGATCGAACGCCGCGAGCGACTCGCACGCGAAGTCGAGCGAGACGTCCGACGGCCGATCGCAGACCTCCACGACTCGAGCGAGGTCGTCGCTCGACGAGCCGAAGCGATCAGCGATCACACCGAGTCGCAGGCGGCCGGCGCGACGCGGGCCGCGACCGAACTGACCGAGGTGAGCGCCGCCGTCGAAGAGGTCGCGAGCGTCGCCGGCGAGGTCCGCGAGGAGAGCGACCGGACCGAGCGTCTCGCCGCGGCGGGAGTCGAGGCGGCCGACGGCGCACTGGCCGAACTCGAGGCGATCGAAGCGGCGACCGACCGCGCCGCAGACGCCGCCGCGGATCTCGCGGACCGGACCGACGAGATCGACGAGGTCGTCGACCGACTCGACGACCTCGCCGAGCGGACGACGCTACTGGCTGCGAACGCGAAGATCGAATCCTCCCGATCGGACGCAGCCAGTAGCCGGACGATGGGCGTGATCGCGAGTGAGGTGCGATCGTTCGCCCAGCGGACGAAAGCCGACCTCGCGGAGATCGAGGACGCCGTCGAAGCCGTCCGCGAGGACGCCGCGGCCACCGTCGAGACGACCGGGGAGACGGTCGCCCGCGTGGACGCCGGAACGGACCGCGTTCGGGAGACGGTCGACTCGCTCGACGAGATTCACGACTCGGCGACCGAGACGGCGGGCGGAATGGAGGACGTCGCGGCCGCAGCGGATCAACAGGCTCGAGGCGTCGAGGTAACGGCCGAGACGCTCGAGGACCTCTCGGACTCGGCCGAGCAGGTGGCGAGCGCCGCGGAGTCGGCGGCCGCGGCGAGCCAGCAGCAGACGGCCAGCCTCCGGGAGGTTCGCGACACGGTCGCGCGACTCACCGACGACGGAACGGGGACGGAACCGCCGGTGTACGAACGGATCGACTGA
- a CDS encoding carboxypeptidase M32 has product MATDQAQSDSSDADTYDRFEERVKRISNVGNAAGILRWDQEVVMPEEGTPARAQQLSTLSSISHELLTADETGSLLDELEGGETTSSSREASGETASAEITDDEAAVVREVRRTYDRETSVPQRLVEEISATASNAHPEWKRARAEDDFEHFAPTLEKLVELKREYANHIDPDADPYAVLFADYEPYIDLETAERVLERLREELVPLIEAVQDSDAELATDAFAGQFDDDDQEALARDVLDSLGYDWNRGRLDTAPHPFSSGTQFDARVTTRFDEADLLGSITSTIHEFGHANYTLGLPDDGYGTPLGEARDLSVHESQSRLWENHVGRSRPFWKHFLPIARERFPELEDVTPEEAYEAANQVYDDNLIRVEADELTYHLHIVIRFEIERDLIRGDLEVSDVPDVWNDKYEDYLGVRPETDAEGCLQDIHWSHGDFGYFSTYSLGSVLAAQLYATAAENCGSFDDDIREGEFDELNGWLRENVHQHGKRYVTQDLIERATDEELTADYFLEYVTEKYGDLYDLEGY; this is encoded by the coding sequence ATGGCCACCGATCAGGCTCAAAGTGATTCGAGCGATGCCGACACCTACGACCGGTTCGAAGAACGAGTAAAGCGCATCTCGAACGTCGGCAACGCCGCCGGAATCCTGCGGTGGGATCAGGAAGTCGTAATGCCCGAGGAGGGAACACCGGCCCGCGCACAGCAGCTCTCGACGCTCTCGTCGATCAGTCACGAACTCCTGACCGCCGACGAAACCGGGTCGCTACTCGACGAACTGGAGGGTGGCGAGACGACATCGTCGTCTCGAGAGGCGAGCGGTGAAACCGCGAGTGCCGAAATCACGGACGACGAGGCCGCGGTCGTTCGCGAAGTTCGCCGGACGTACGACCGCGAGACGAGCGTTCCCCAGCGTCTGGTCGAGGAAATCTCCGCGACCGCGTCGAACGCCCATCCCGAGTGGAAACGGGCCCGGGCGGAGGACGATTTCGAGCACTTCGCGCCGACGCTCGAGAAACTGGTCGAACTCAAGCGGGAGTACGCGAATCACATCGACCCCGACGCAGATCCCTACGCCGTGCTCTTTGCGGACTACGAGCCGTACATCGACCTCGAAACCGCGGAACGGGTCTTAGAGCGCCTGCGCGAGGAACTCGTCCCGCTGATCGAGGCAGTCCAGGACAGCGATGCGGAGCTCGCGACCGACGCGTTCGCGGGCCAGTTCGACGACGACGATCAGGAGGCCCTCGCGCGGGACGTCCTCGATTCGTTGGGATACGACTGGAATCGCGGCCGTCTCGATACCGCACCGCACCCGTTCTCGTCCGGGACGCAGTTCGACGCGCGCGTGACGACCCGGTTCGACGAGGCGGACCTGCTGGGATCGATCACCTCGACGATCCACGAATTCGGTCACGCGAACTACACGCTCGGACTCCCCGACGACGGGTACGGCACGCCGCTCGGCGAGGCGCGCGACCTCTCCGTCCACGAGTCCCAGTCCCGGCTCTGGGAGAACCACGTCGGCCGTTCACGCCCCTTCTGGAAACACTTCCTGCCGATCGCCCGCGAGCGGTTCCCGGAACTCGAGGACGTCACCCCCGAGGAAGCCTACGAGGCCGCGAACCAGGTCTACGACGACAATCTCATCCGCGTCGAGGCGGACGAACTCACCTACCACCTCCACATCGTGATCCGCTTCGAGATCGAACGCGACCTCATCAGGGGCGACCTCGAGGTCTCCGACGTTCCCGACGTCTGGAACGACAAGTACGAGGACTACCTCGGCGTCCGCCCGGAGACCGACGCGGAGGGCTGCTTGCAGGACATCCACTGGTCCCACGGTGACTTCGGCTACTTCTCGACGTACTCGCTGGGCTCGGTGCTCGCCGCCCAACTGTACGCCACCGCCGCGGAGAACTGCGGTTCGTTCGACGACGACATCCGCGAGGGCGAGTTCGACGAACTCAACGGCTGGCTCCGCGAGAACGTCCACCAGCACGGCAAACGCTACGTCACGCAAGACTTGATCGAGCGAGCCACCGACGAGGAACTCACCGCGGACTACTTCCTCGAGTACGTCACCGAAAAGTACGGCGACCTGTACGACCTCGAGGGCTACTGA
- a CDS encoding lycopene cyclase domain-containing protein, protein MTVPLTYLGIHLAFLVPPILILGWLAFRRDRVWWGVRPLSGLGAMIVLAVPYTTPFTNRLIPAGVWWYGEGAVLATVWHTPIEEYLFFVLQPILTALWLFHVRPTADRPLAIPRTHRLLGVAGGLAIAVVGLVLLDDTATYYLGWLFLWAGPVLAVQWGFGSTYLWDVRRSLLVAVAVPTLYLWFVDRIAIELGVWVISDTYTTGYALLGLPIEEALFFLVTNLFIVQGITMYIWVLERIDGVSAWTNASPRFPTVSDDQ, encoded by the coding sequence ATGACTGTCCCGCTCACGTACCTCGGAATCCACCTCGCCTTCCTGGTGCCGCCAATCCTGATTCTGGGGTGGCTCGCGTTCCGGCGCGATCGCGTCTGGTGGGGCGTCCGCCCCCTCTCGGGACTCGGCGCCATGATCGTCCTCGCCGTCCCCTACACGACGCCGTTTACGAACCGCCTCATCCCCGCCGGCGTCTGGTGGTACGGGGAGGGTGCCGTCCTCGCGACCGTCTGGCATACGCCGATCGAGGAGTACCTCTTCTTCGTCCTCCAGCCGATACTGACCGCGCTCTGGCTGTTTCATGTGAGACCGACCGCCGATCGGCCGCTGGCGATTCCCCGCACACACCGACTGCTCGGCGTCGCCGGCGGACTGGCGATCGCCGTCGTCGGCCTGGTGCTCCTCGACGACACTGCGACGTACTATCTGGGCTGGCTGTTCCTCTGGGCCGGGCCGGTCCTCGCCGTTCAGTGGGGGTTCGGGTCGACGTACCTGTGGGACGTCCGCCGGTCGCTGCTGGTCGCGGTCGCCGTCCCGACGCTGTACCTCTGGTTCGTCGACCGGATCGCGATCGAACTCGGCGTCTGGGTCATCTCCGACACGTACACCACCGGCTACGCACTCCTCGGACTCCCGATCGAGGAAGCGCTATTTTTCCTCGTCACCAATCTCTTCATCGTCCAGGGGATCACCATGTACATCTGGGTGCTCGAGCGAATCGACGGCGTTTCGGCGTGGACGAACGCGTCTCCGCGGTTTCCGACCGTTTCCGATGACCAGTGA
- a CDS encoding bacteriorhodopsin — MAATVGPESIWLWIGTIGMTLGTLYFIGRGRGVRDQKMQEFYIITIFITTIAAAMYFAMATAFGVTEVVVGDETLTIYWARYADWLFTTPLLLLDLALLAGANRNTIATLIGLDVFMIGTGAIAAFSSTPGTRIAWWAISTGALLTLLYVLVGTLSENARSQSPEVAALFGRLRNLVIALWFLYPVVWILGTEGTFGILPLYWETAAFMVLDLAAKVGFGVILLRSRSVLERAVTPTAAPA; from the coding sequence ATGGCCGCAACAGTTGGCCCAGAATCCATTTGGCTGTGGATCGGCACGATCGGGATGACCCTCGGAACCCTGTACTTCATCGGGCGCGGACGTGGCGTTCGCGACCAGAAGATGCAGGAGTTCTACATCATCACGATCTTCATCACGACCATCGCCGCTGCGATGTACTTCGCGATGGCGACTGCCTTCGGCGTCACCGAAGTGGTGGTCGGGGACGAGACGCTCACGATCTACTGGGCGCGCTACGCCGACTGGCTGTTCACGACGCCGCTGCTGTTGCTCGACCTCGCGCTGCTAGCCGGGGCGAACCGAAACACGATCGCGACGCTGATCGGCCTCGACGTCTTCATGATCGGGACCGGCGCGATCGCGGCGTTCTCGTCCACCCCGGGCACCCGGATCGCCTGGTGGGCGATCAGCACCGGCGCTCTGCTCACCCTGCTGTACGTCCTCGTCGGGACGCTCTCCGAGAACGCGCGCAGTCAATCCCCCGAAGTCGCGGCGCTGTTCGGGAGACTCCGCAACCTGGTCATCGCGCTGTGGTTCCTCTACCCGGTGGTCTGGATCCTCGGCACGGAGGGGACGTTCGGCATCCTCCCGCTGTACTGGGAAACCGCGGCGTTCATGGTGCTCGACCTCGCGGCGAAGGTCGGATTCGGGGTGATCCTGCTCAGGAGTCGCTCCGTCCTGGAACGGGCCGTTACGCCGACGGCCGCGCCGGCCTGA
- a CDS encoding PINc/VapC family ATPase translates to MNVVPDTSVVIDGRVSATIEDGQFEGATICVPEAVVAELEAQANDGIDSGWDGLEELQRLAALADEGVVDLEYVGERPSAIERGHASEGEIDAVIRDLAEELEATFITSDIVQSEVALAKGLDVEYVSPEARKVGTLTIEEFFDDETMSVHLKADAVPKAKRGELGAMHYEPIADEPLDEATMDEYAREIVDGAKEAAGGFIELSEPGMKIVQFRDYRIAIGRPPFSDGIEITAVRPIAQTDIEDYEHADELKDRLLERQRGVLISGAPGAGKSTFAQAVARYITDHDYSVKTMEKPRDLQVGPDITQYTELAGDMAKTADALLMVRPDYTIYDEVRKTDDFEVFADMRLAGVGMIGVVHATRPIDALQRLVGRVELGMIPQVVDTVVYIEAGKVETVYDVRTEVKVPAGLTEEDLARPVIQVSDFQTGEPEYEIYTFNRQVVTVPLKEEEGGPGSESGVDRIAIQEIEREIRSVARGYVDVQLKGQDRAIVYVEEDDISSVIGKGGGRISDIENRLGISIDVRTHDENPSYGAAAGGAGGAGGTGDGGGGGGQAGQMVQPEITSRHIVIPVDGNHGETVEIQAAGDYLFTATVSRGGEIQVSRGSAIAEELEHAIDRKAPITVVPS, encoded by the coding sequence ATGAACGTCGTGCCGGACACGAGCGTGGTAATCGACGGCCGCGTCTCGGCGACAATCGAAGATGGGCAGTTCGAGGGAGCGACGATCTGCGTCCCCGAAGCGGTCGTCGCGGAACTCGAGGCGCAGGCGAACGACGGCATCGACAGCGGCTGGGACGGCCTCGAGGAACTCCAGCGGCTGGCGGCCCTCGCCGACGAGGGAGTCGTCGACCTCGAATACGTCGGCGAGCGGCCGAGCGCCATCGAACGAGGGCACGCCTCCGAGGGCGAAATCGACGCCGTGATTCGGGACCTCGCGGAGGAACTCGAGGCCACCTTCATCACCAGCGACATCGTCCAGTCGGAGGTCGCACTGGCGAAGGGCCTCGACGTCGAATACGTCTCCCCCGAGGCCCGCAAAGTCGGCACCCTGACCATCGAGGAGTTTTTCGACGACGAGACGATGAGCGTCCACCTCAAGGCGGACGCCGTCCCGAAAGCCAAACGCGGCGAACTCGGGGCGATGCACTACGAGCCGATCGCCGACGAACCGCTCGACGAGGCGACCATGGACGAGTACGCCCGCGAGATCGTCGACGGCGCGAAGGAAGCCGCCGGCGGGTTCATCGAGCTTTCGGAGCCGGGGATGAAAATCGTCCAGTTCCGGGATTACCGGATCGCGATCGGTCGCCCGCCGTTTTCCGACGGCATCGAGATCACCGCCGTCCGCCCGATCGCCCAGACCGACATCGAGGATTACGAACACGCCGACGAACTGAAAGACCGGCTCCTCGAGCGCCAGCGAGGCGTCCTCATTTCGGGCGCTCCCGGAGCGGGGAAGTCGACGTTCGCGCAGGCCGTCGCTCGCTACATCACGGATCACGACTACTCGGTCAAGACCATGGAGAAACCGCGGGATCTGCAGGTCGGCCCCGACATTACCCAGTACACCGAACTCGCGGGCGACATGGCCAAAACCGCGGATGCCCTGTTGATGGTCCGACCGGACTACACCATCTACGACGAGGTCCGCAAGACCGACGACTTCGAAGTGTTCGCCGACATGCGCCTCGCCGGCGTCGGTATGATCGGCGTCGTTCACGCGACCAGACCGATCGACGCGCTGCAGCGGCTCGTCGGCCGCGTCGAACTCGGGATGATTCCCCAGGTCGTCGACACCGTCGTCTACATCGAGGCCGGGAAAGTCGAAACCGTCTACGACGTCAGGACCGAGGTCAAAGTGCCCGCGGGCCTCACCGAAGAGGACCTGGCCCGACCGGTCATCCAGGTGTCCGATTTCCAGACGGGCGAACCGGAGTACGAAATCTACACCTTCAACCGCCAGGTCGTCACCGTCCCGCTCAAAGAAGAGGAGGGCGGCCCCGGCAGCGAATCCGGCGTCGACCGCATCGCCATCCAGGAGATCGAACGCGAGATTCGCTCCGTCGCCCGCGGCTACGTCGACGTCCAGCTCAAAGGGCAGGACAGAGCGATCGTGTACGTCGAAGAGGACGACATCTCGAGCGTCATCGGCAAGGGCGGCGGTCGGATCTCCGACATCGAAAACCGACTGGGGATCAGCATCGACGTCCGCACTCACGACGAGAATCCCAGCTACGGCGCGGCCGCGGGCGGTGCCGGCGGAGCCGGCGGAACCGGCGACGGTGGCGGTGGCGGCGGTCAGGCCGGCCAGATGGTCCAACCCGAGATCACGTCGAGACACATCGTCATTCCCGTCGACGGCAACCACGGCGAAACCGTCGAAATCCAGGCCGCCGGCGACTACCTCTTTACGGCGACGGTGAGCCGCGGCGGCGAGATCCAGGTGTCACGCGGCAGCGCGATCGCCGAGGAACTCGAGCACGCGATCGATCGCAAAGCGCCGATCACCGTCGTGCCGTCCTGA